The Capsicum annuum cultivar UCD-10X-F1 chromosome 1, UCD10Xv1.1, whole genome shotgun sequence sequence TTCAAAAATAATTGACAATACCATTATAGCCATCTCAGCACATCCTCGTTCGACTTCCAATCCTATTTCTGCAACTTCCAATCCTAATTCCTGAAGCAATCAAGCACACCCTCCCTCATTAATGATTGTTCCCCATCTTGTGAAAAATACTCTTTTGACAATGTATTGACATCCGGTTTGAAATACAGTcctaagttgcttggactctccaaaaatggcgccgcacccgtgtcggatccttaaaaaatacactattttttggaggatccgacacgcatccgtcgacatttttgaagagtccgagcaacatggGCATACATAGTGTTATCATCTTTAGAACACTTCAATCCAATAAAAAAAGCAAATTCTCCGATGTCGAACCGAAACGTACCCCCATTGAGTTTAAACTCGTTTCCCTAAATGAACTTTTCCCATTGTATCCCATTCTCTAGACTAAACTAGTCAAGTCCATGCTTGAGCTGAAAACCATTATTCAAATCCAGATTTTGAACAAAACATAAAGCGGCGAGTTGGAATATCTAAAACTCAACCCTGACACTGATAGTGAGCAACCCACACTCTGAAACAACAAAAAGGTCCAAAAATTTCACTTGTAACCTAAAACTACATTCACGATCAAATATAATCATCCAATTCTAGCCACTGGCGGAAccagaattttcactaagggagttcaaaattgaaaaaagtagGCACACGAACtagccgaagggggttcaacatcaataatatatacataaaaaataattttaaccataactagtataattttccgtcgaaggcatgaacctcctaatcataaggtggctccgccactgattCTAGCTAACAAATACACAAATGAAGTAATGAACCATACATCCATTTCACACAACAATAAACTAACTATCCAATCTCCAAAACTAAATTACTTATCACAACACTCTCCTACCAATCTAATATCCACAACCAAACTAGTTAATTATTCCTATAACAAACAAACCATACCTGTTCCATGGCATTCTGAGCAGCGGTTATGCGTTTAGTAGTAATCCTATGACTACTACTAAGGACAACAAGACAATGCCCTCCTACCTATTAATATGTACACACTACTACCTACtgaccttctaccctaattcgcgttgtccacacctttctatctatggtcatgtcctcggtaagctgcaACTGCACCATGCCCAGATTTAATcacttattgcaacaaattttcttttagaaataaaatatccAGACCTAAATCACTTCATCAATTTTtgtttaatttcaaaaaattaaattaatacctGTTCCATGGCATTCTGAGCAGCGGTCATGAGCTTAGTAGCCAAACCAAGTTTCCGATGAGTCCTAACAACGGCAAGTGAAGTGATATGTCCATGACACTCAGTAGTTTCCTCTTCCATTTTAGCTAACACATATCCAACAATCTTACCATTGTAATCTTCAGCAACGTATAAAAGTTGTGGCCATGAAAGTATGTGATAGAAATAGTATTTCATTTGGTAGTTTTCAGGCAGGCATAGCAAATTGCATGCTTGCATTGCAAGTAAATCGTCTATTGTTGCCTTTCGTATGCACACCATTTCTGGAATCTTAAGCTCAAGGGATTGTTAGGGTTTCGAGTGATATCCGAGAAGGGAAATTGTGTTGGTTGGGAGTTGATAGGGGGGGTCATTAATTTGGGCTTTTATTTCGGGCTTTCAATTTGGGCCTCATAGAGAAGGGCCCAATCCAGTCAAAAGGGAAGTtgttggctaaattaaattacgTGCCCAAacaattataaaaacaaaattacCCACCATGCCAAACTTATAAAATCGACAGTTTGAaccttaattatagaaaattttgatattttatataattattgaaattttgattttggttttgtcgagatacataattagctcccgatatatctaacgaagatacatttttctctttgtaaagatacataattagttcccgatatattttttcgattttggatctGTCATGATACATACTGcattcaacgaagatacatttttttcttgtaaaagatatataattagtttttgatatatttttttttattttgggtctgtcgTGATACATAATTAGCTCATCGACAATCcgacgaagatacataattagctaagatttttataattactttgtaagggtgaatatttatgtaaatatgataagttaatgtGCATGTTTTGTTACTTTACCTATAAAATAAGTAGCGGTCTCATCCATACTTCGCGCTATTATtaacaaaactaataaatttaCGATATTGGTCTTATTGAAATTTAGCCCAAATGTTAAACAACATTAAATTTATGAAATGGTCTTCTcgtaatttgaaatatattatattaaaaagaaaaaaaaaattcttataaataATGAACAAGAAGctagttttaaaatttaatttttcaaaaatcaaaaagtcTAATCAAACCATCACGTATATATTTGTTTAGGAAAAGAATAACTACGATGACATTCTAGCAAAAGgcctaaataattaaaaaaaaaaaaagattcactCACTAATAATATACTGTTGAAGTATAGTCCAATAATCTTATAATCAATCTATAAAGTCGTATGACTATcaaattgagttattttatgtgACACCAATATTTTAtcgatataaataaaaaaattcatagaatTGACAAAGTTGTGttttatcccccccccccccccccccccccaaaaaaaaaggaagagaacaaaaattaaaagaaaaaacaaaaaacaaattaGTTTGTTGCAAAATTTGAAcacttttattttttgactttctcAGATTCGGACTACTCATGTTCGTTCATATGTATATTCAAATTTTGCAATTCTTCCACTTAATTTGTGTCtacttaaaattatttcaatCCACTCCGAAGCTGCATATATGTAAACCTGTATTGTCCCACATATTCTTTAATTGAGTCTGGAGCCTAAAAGACAagttttttaatcaaaaattctaaaagggcatatcaaaattgaaaaaatatcaaaacagaTAAGGTAAACACAGGTGATTACCTTATCCATTAAAAGTTAACATCGTTTGGTTACATGCTAAAGTATAAGGTAAAATCGTAAttttaccttacaaggtaaaTGGACTCGCTTATTTTATCTGTTAATGAAAGATTGACTGAAAAAGTGCAAGGTAAAACTTTTACCTTACAAGTAAATGGAGTCACTTACCTTATCCTTTGACTGAAAAAAAGGAAGGAGTGTCTGCAAGATGAGACTTACCACTGACAAGAGCTTTTGTTGGCTTATTGTAAGTCAAATCTCATGTTCACCTTATAAGGTAGGATCCCATGTTTTTCTTGTAACAACTTCAAAATTCTCGGTGCTATATAAAGAGTATGAGTGCAGTTTCTTTCATTTGCATCAACtaaaaaaatttgtcaaagttCATAACTTATTCATTTCTTACATTAAGATAGATGATAATTAGGTAAGAGAAAATTTACATTGGGGTGTTGAAGTTTTGCATAAACGTCCTATAGTGGTTCAATTATTTTCGTTATCTCTCAAGTATGATCGTTTGAAAAGGTTGTttaggagtaaaatgggtattacTAATTCGGAAGATGATGTGGTTATTTTTATTCGACGGATATCAAGCactgaatttgaatttaatcaGATCCCACGATAGATATCAAACACCGGATGGAAGCTCAAAAAATAACCATCACATATCGACTAAAAATAACCGCATCATCTTTCGGATTAGTAATACCCATTTTGTTATTATTGAAGTTTATATTTCAATCAATTTTAGAACAAGTGCATCGGttaaaagttttttatttatgtttcaattaattttgaaacaaatagaTCACTTAAAAgattttgagttacaaagaaaatgaatgcgaattttacaattcattcatttaagttttaggttcttgaaagaaagacaatttttgtttattcatgaacctattaactattacttaattaatacTCAACTTTTACATGAAACTTTTATCTTATAAATAgtgtttcttttgtttgaaaaAACAAGCACTCAAAAAAAATACTTATCCacttgaaaaatatttgagaaacatTGATTAGAtggtgaaatcatcaattcaagaataaaagagcaacattcttgaatgctacttgttttgtgaCTTAGTTGAATCCTGAAGATATAGTTGTTACTAGTTCTTTCGTTTGCTtgtgggagagactccaactatcttcaagaagcgtattatcgtgcctctaaaccaagtaaattttattttgaattcttgtactattatcattattgttctaacaatttGAAGATAGTTGTCTCAATGGCTTAtacatcaatatcaaatagtattacatctttgcctaatcctaattttgaaatatttgatggcaaagactTTTCTAGATGGCGTGAAAAATTGAAATTCCTTTTAAGACGATTAAAATTGGCATATGTTCCTGAAGAACCTTGTCCTAATGCTCCTGGTTCTGAGGAAGCATCTGACGAGGCTAATttgattaaagaacaaattgTTAAGTGAcaatatgatgattatttgtgcaagaattatattcttggaggaatatccaataaatattatgatcaatattatgttaaataCAAATATGCTAAAGAGATATGAGACACTCTTCAAGCTATTTATTTAGTAGAAGAGGcgagttctaagaaatttctcatttcaaattATACGGAGTTTAAAATGGTTGAGGACAAGTCAATCACTGAACAAGTACACGAATTCCAACTTATAGCTAGTAAAATTGTTATATCTGAAATTACTCTTGATGAAAACTTTCATGTTGGTGCTATTGTATCAAAACTTCCTCCATTTTGGAAAGAGTACCAAAGCAAAATCTTACACAAAAAGAAAGATTTGACTCTTGAACAGTTGTTACAACACTTGCAAATTCAACAAGAGACACGATGACGCGATAATAATAGTTTGAAGGAACCGAACATGAAAGCTCATATGTTTGAAGGAAAATCAAATAAGAAGGAAcctgaaaataagaatttttcaaaggaaaaTAAGACTACAAATTTTAAGCGTAATGGTGAAAATTTTAAATCTGGTGAATGCTATCATCGTTATAAAGTTGGTCACTATGCGTGTGATTGTAGAATTCTCATAgccaaaaagaagaaagaaaaagcaaataaaaataaaaaagatgatccTGTGACAATGGTCACAGAAGCATTTGTAGCGGAAGATCAAGTGAAATTGTGGATAGATACTGACGCAACTCATCACATATCAGGTAACCAAAATTTTTTCAAGACATGAATTAGTGGGGGACGGTAAAATTGTATATATGGGAAGCTCCTCCTCTACTAAAGTTATGGGAAAAGGAACTGTTGAACTGAAATTTACTTCCAGAAAGATAGTTACATTGATGGACGTGTTGCATGTTCTTGATATTCGAAAGAACTTGGTGTCAGGTACGCTTCTTtcgaagcatggttttaaaatagttttaagcagataagtttattttatctaaaaatgacatgttTGTTGGAAAAGGTTATGTTAAAAATGAAATGTTTAAACTcagtattgaaaataaaaatatttttgtttatcttgTGGAGTCTCTGGACTTATGGCATGAACGTCTGGGACATGTGAATTTTAGATTCATCCATCTTATGGTGAATAATGAATTAATCAAAGATTGTGGAAAGAATCATACTACTAAGTATCTTACTTGTAGTAAATGCAAGATTACAAAGAAGCCCTTTAAGATAGTTGAAAGGACTTTCACACTTTTGCAATTAATCTACATTGATATTTGTGAGATGAATTATTTGTGACGTCATGAAAAgaggtattttatcacttttattgatgactattcaaGATATACTTATGATTTTCCattgaaaataaaagatgaaacatttgagactttcaaaacatataaaacagaagttgaaaataaattgagtttgaaaattaaatcgattaggtctgatagaggtggagagtacttaaagtcaaattttattaatttttgtgaaaaagaaggcattaaaaaataattgaccatgtcctatacaccacaacaaaatggtgtagtagaaagaaa is a genomic window containing:
- the LOC107839724 gene encoding N-terminal acetyltransferase A complex catalytic subunit NAA10; its protein translation is MVCIRKATIDDLLAMQACNLLCLPENYQMKYYFYHILSWPQLLYVAEDYNGKIVGYVLAKMEEETTECHGHITSLAVVRTHRKLGLATKLMTAAQNAMEQVFGAEYVSLHVRKSNRAAFKLYTETLGYKIHDMEAKYYADGEDAYDMRKELKGKKHHHHHHHHHHGGGCCSGEVKFVPKEGAAEAKAV